In the genome of Candidatus Margulisiibacteriota bacterium, the window AGGCGAGATAGTTGGTCTTTTAGGCCCCAACGGTGCAGGGAAAACAACAACTTTTTATATGATAACAGGCTTAATCAAACCAACCTCTGGTAAGATATTTTTAGATGAACAAGACATCT includes:
- a CDS encoding ATP-binding cassette domain-containing protein — translated: MQIKTDSLIKNYGKKFAVNNISISVNQGEIVGLLGPNGAGKTTTFYMITGLIKPTSGKIFLDEQDI